The proteins below come from a single Eucalyptus grandis isolate ANBG69807.140 chromosome 3, ASM1654582v1, whole genome shotgun sequence genomic window:
- the LOC104439822 gene encoding adenylate isopentenyltransferase, whose amino-acid sequence MASSCAAAHRRLRPLVKVFTIVGATGCGKSRLSMDLASRFPCEVINSDKMQLYRGLDITTNKIPLAERHGVPHHLLSSFDPNGAEMTPSEFRSRGHAAISGVVSGGKLPLVVGGSNSFIHALLVERFDPEAEVFSGLGSAASPELRYDCCFLWVDVSPPVLEEYQSKRVDKMLDMGAFDELAGYYDLRRTNPGGWTCLRKAIGVPEFDRYFMTYPPPRGVGPGDGWRREDARMREDDPGRESAYKEAVRKIKKNAAELAKWQIMKIERLRGCGWELHRLDATEAVRLAMAAKEEGGDRSRDVWESEVVEPSVKFVESFLWKKQVACYRS is encoded by the coding sequence ATGGCCTCCTCCTGTGCAGCCGCccaccgccgcctccgccccctCGTCAAGGTGTTCACCATCGTGGGTGCCACCGGGTGCGGCAAGTCCCGCCTCTCCATGGACCTCGCCTCCCGCTTCCCTTGCGAGGTCATCAACTCTGACAAGATGCAACTCTACCGGGGCCTCGACATCACCACCAACAAGATCCCCCTGGCCGAGCGCCACGGCGTCCCCCACCACCTCCTCAGCTCCTTCGACCCGAACGGTGCCGAGATGACCCCGTCAGAGTTCCGCTCCCGCGGCCACGCAGCCATCTCCGGCGTCGTCTCCGGCGGGAAGCTTCCCCTCGTCGTCGGCGGTTCCAACTCCTTCATCCACGCTCTCCTGGTGGAGCGGTTCGATCCGGAGGCTGAGGTTTTCAGCGGGCTCGGCTCGGCGGCGAGCCCCGAGCTGAGGTACGACTGTTGCTTTCTGTGGGTCGATGTGTCGCCGCCCGTCCTGGAGGAGTACCAGTCGAAGCGCGTGGACAAAATGCTCGACATGGGCGCGTTCGATGAGCTCGCCGGATACTACGACCTGCGCCGGACCAACCCGGGGGGTTGGACCTGCCTGAGGAAGGCCATAGGCGTGCCCGAGTTCGACCGTTATTTTATGACCTACCCGCCGCCGCGGGGGGTTGGCCCGGGGGACGGGTGGCGGCGGGAGGATGCGAGGATGCGGGAAGACGATCCGGGGCGGGAGAGTGCATACAAGGAGGCGGTGCGAAAGATAAAGAAGAACGCGGCGGAGCTGGCGAAGTGGCAGATTATGAAGATCGAGCGGCTGAGAGGGTGCGGGTGGGAGCTGCATAGGCTGGACGCGACGGAGGCGGTCCGGCTGGCGATGGCGGCCAAGGAGGAGGGTGGCGACCGGTCCCGGGACGTTTGGGAGAGTGAGGTCGTGGAGCCCAGCGTGAAATTTGTGGAGAGTTTCTTGTGGAAGAAGCAGGTGGCGTGCTAtcgttcttga
- the LOC104439813 gene encoding LOW QUALITY PROTEIN: adenylate isopentenyltransferase (The sequence of the model RefSeq protein was modified relative to this genomic sequence to represent the inferred CDS: inserted 2 bases in 1 codon), whose protein sequence is MASSSAAAHRLLHRRAKVVVIMGATGCGKSRLSMDLASLFSSEVINSDKMQVYRGLDLTTNKISRADRYRVPHHLLGSFDPDDGEMTPSQFRSLGHAAISGVASRGKMPLLVGGSNSFIHALLVERFDPDADVLGGIGSPASPELXYDCCFLWVDVSLPVLQEYQSKRVDELINMGTFDELTGYYDLRRTNPGGWTGLRKAIGVPEFDRYFMKYPPPRGFGPGDAWWEEDARERDNDPVRESAYQEAVREIKKNVGQLIRRQIEKIQKLSRSGWELHMLEATEAVRLAMAAEEKGCGRSRDVWERQVVGPSKEIVSQFLQEN, encoded by the exons ATGGCCTCCTCCTCCGCAGCCGCCCACCGCCTCCTCCACCGCCGAGCCAAGGTGGTCGTCATCATGGGCGCCACCGGGTGTGGCAAGTCCCGCCTCTCCATGGACCTCGCCTCCCTCTTCTCTTCCGAGGTCATCAACTCCGACAAAATGCAAGTCTACCGGGGCCTCGACCTCACCACCAACAAGATCAGCCGAGCCGATCGCTACCGCGTCCCCCACCACCTCCTCGGATCCTTCGACCCGGACGACGGCGAGATGACCCCGTCGCAGTTCCGCTCCCTCGGCCACGCCGCCATCTCCGGCGTTGCCTCCCGAGGGAAAATGCCCCTCCTCGTCGGCGGTTCCAACTCCTTCATCCATGCACTCCTGGTGGAGCGGTTCGACCCGGATGCAGACGTGCTCGGCGGGATCGGCTCGCCGGCGAGCCCCGAGCT GTATGACTGTTGCTTTCTGTGGGTCGACGTGTCGCTGCCCGTCTTGCAGGAGTACCAGTCGAAGCGCGTTGACGAATTGATCAACATGGGCACGTTCGATGAGCTCACTGGATACTACGACCTGCGCCGGACCAACCCGGGGGGTTGGACCGGGCTGAGGAAGGCCATAGGCGTGCCTGAGTTCGACCGTTATTTCATGAAATACCCGCCGCCGAGGGGGTTTGGGCCGGGGGACGCGTGGTGGGAGGAGGATGCGAGGGAGCGGGACAACGATCCGGTGCGGGAGAGTGCATACCAGGAGGCGGTAAGGGAGATAAAGAAGAACGTGGGGCAGCTGATAAGGCGGCAGATTGAGAAGATCCAGAAGCTGAGCAGGAGCGGGTGGGAGCTGCATATGCTGGAAGCGACGGAGGCGGTCCGTCTGGCGATGGCGGCCGAGGAGAAGGGCTGCGGCAGGTCGCGGGACGTTTGGGAGAGGCAGGTCGTGGGGCCGAGCAAGGAGATTGTGAGTCAGTTCTTGCAAGAGAATTAG